CGGCCTTGAGGGCGCTGAGCATATCGGCAAAGCCGCTCAGGCCAGGCTGCTCGAACATGTCGGCCTGCATGACCAGGACCACGCCAGCGCTGCCCGACTCGCGGGCCTGGGCAAAGGTTCCCTTCAGCCAAGCGAGGTTGGCTGCGTTGCGCGTGAAATACTCGCCCGCCATCTGGGCATTGCGCTCCAGACCGTTGTTGGACCCCACCACATGCAAGGTGGCAAAGGTCACGCCGCCGCGCTGCCAGCGGGTATTTTCCGGCAGGTCGGTTTGGCTGGTCAGTGGCATGGGCGCGGCTCCGAGGCTCTGGCCGCCTGCCCCGAAGAACTCGCGGCGCAAAAAGGCCAGCCGCTCCAGCGGATCATACCTCCCGGCCTTCTCACGGTGGCAGTCGGTCCACTCGTTGTCGCCGGGGGTGTAGATCAGCGGGTGCTTCAGCGTCTGAAACGAGTCGCGAACCTGCCGCAGCAGTTCGTCCGAGCAGGGTGTCGAGCCGCTTTTGATGTCGCCCACATGCACGCTGAAGGCCGGATTCTGGGCGTCGATGACTTGCAGCAGTTCGGTGTAGCGCTGGTAGACCTCGGCGCTCTGGCCATAGGGCATGTCGCCAAAAGCGATAAAACTAAACGGGGTGGGCGGCTGCGGCGCAGAACTGCCGGACGCCAGAGCCGTTGCGGGGCCGAGCAGCGCGCCAAAGCACAGAAGAGCGGCGACGTGGTGGGGCCAGGGGGTACGTTTCATGTGGCGCAGGTTAGGGCGGGTGTGTCAGGCGGATGTATCAGGGGAGGTGCAGGTCAGTGGCAAACCTCTGGCCTCTGACAGAAGGCCCGCAGGGAATCCCCAACCGGGGGGCATCTGTGCGTTCAAAAAGCGCTCACTAGGCGGCGGCGGCAAGATATGATGGGCGAGATGCTGCAACAACTCACACAACTGGTCAAAGACGTGGATGGAGCCTGGGCGGCGGCCATCGGGGGCATGGATGGGCTGCTGGTCGAAGGTCACAGCGCCGCAGCGGTCAGTCTGGACCTGCTGATCGCCGAACATGCCGGGCTGATGCGCGGCGCGGGCGACGCTTACGGCATGATCGGCGGGGGTCGCCCGCGAGAG
The sequence above is a segment of the Deinococcus radiophilus genome. Coding sequences within it:
- a CDS encoding roadblock/LC7 domain-containing protein — translated: MLQQLTQLVKDVDGAWAAAIGGMDGLLVEGHSAAAVSLDLLIAEHAGLMRGAGDAYGMIGGGRPRELYIRGEQFSVFLFPVNEQFFVLLALDGGSANLGQARVYTRAAARALEGEL